The Gloeobacter violaceus PCC 7421 DNA window CGAATCGGGGGCCGGCAGCACGCCAATCATCGAGAGGATCTGCGCAAGCGCCTCGCCGTAGGTCTTGATGTTGTCGGTGCCCCACAAGACCGTTGCGATCGTCTCGGGCCAGGCGCCGTTATTTTCGGCGCGGTGGCGGGCCAGCATGCGGTCCACGACGATCTGGGCGGATTTGACCGCCGCCGCCGTCGGGATCGATTGCGGGTCGAGGGCATGGATATTGCGGCCGGTGGGCAGCACGATCGGGTTGCGCACGGTGTCGCCGCCCGGTCCGGGGAGCGTGAATTCGCCTTCGAGCGCCTTGACTAGGGCACCCAGTTCGTTGTCGGCCACGATGCGCTCCAGCACTTCTTCTAGAAAGGCAAACAGCGGCTTGAGGGCTTTGGCATCGAGCATGAAGCCATGGCCCTTGAGCGCCTCCACCCACGGTTCGGTGGTGCCCATGTTGAAGAAATTGAGCAGCGACACGCGCGAGACGCGCCCGCCCGCGTCGGTCTGGGCGTCCACCAGCGAGCGCACGGCGGCCTTGGCGGCGGCCTTGATTGCCCGCAGCCGGTCGAGCGATTCGATCCCGCCGGTCTCAGCATCGCGCTGGAGCGCTTCGATATCCCAGCCGCGGGCAGTGGCGAGCATCCGGTCGAGACCTTCCATCTCTTTTTCGGGCCGGTCGAAGCTTGCTACCCCCACCAGCGTGTCGATAGCCTCAGTGGCGGTGGGGGGAGTGCCCACGACATGCAGGTCGCAGGGCACCAGCCGGTCTTCGATCTCCATCAAGAAGCGGTAGATCAGGCCCACGAAAGCGTCGCGCGCATCCAGGCTATCCAGTGCGGAAATGGCTACGTCCTTATCGAGGTTGACCTGGCGCACCTTCTCGGCGATGGTCTCGCAGATGGTCTCGCCGCGCTCGCTCTCGCGCAGTTGCTTGTAGGAGGCCACCAGTTCCTGCAGCTCCTTGAGGCCCTTGTAGAGGCCGGCGTTCTCGGCGGGCGGGGTGAGGTAGCTGATGATCGACGCGTAGGATCGGCGCTTGGCGATCGTCGCTTCGCTCGGGTTGTTGACCGAGTAGTAGTACAGATTGGGCAGCGTGCCGATGAGCCGGTCGGGGTAGCAGTTGCCGGACATGCCCATCTGCTTGCCGGGCATAAATTCCAGCGCCCCGTGGGTGCCGAAGTGGAGTACCGCGTCCGCTCCCCAGACTTTTTCGATGTAGGTGTAGTAGGCGGCGAAGCCGTGGTGGGGCGAGCAGGACTTGGAGAACATCAGGCGCATCGGGTCGCCTTCGTAGCCAAAAGAAGGCTGCACGCCGATGAACAAATTGCCGTAGTGCTTGCCGTAGACCACCAAGTTGGTGCCGTCGTTGTTGAACGGCCCCGGTGCCGGTCCCCAGTTGGCCTCCAGCCGGTCACTAAACGGAGTGAGCGCTTCGTACTCCTGGACTGTCAACTTGGCTGCGACGTTGATTTCGCTGGAGCGGATCTGGGCGTTGACGTCGTGGAGCACTTCCATAAGCAGCGCCTGCGGGTCGGCAGGCAGTCCCTCGACGTCGTAACCGTTGTCGCCCAACAGGCGCATGACGTTGTAGATCGAAGCGAACACGTCCAGGTAGGCGGCGGTGCCGACGTTGCCCTTATCCGGCGGAAAGGAGAAGACCGTGATCGCCACTTTTTTGGCCAAACGGGGCTTCTTGCGCAGGTTCGCCCACTTGAGGGCGCGGGCCGCCACCAATTCGATGCGGTCGGCCATCGGCATCGCCTTACCCGTAGCCCCGTCGCGGCCGGAGAGGATAATCGGCTCGATGGCTCCGTCCAACTCCGGCAGGGCCACCTGCAGGGCCACCTGCACCGGGTGCAGACCCAGATCGGAGCTTTCCCACTGCTCGGTCGTCTGGAAGACCAGGGGCAGCGAGACCATATAGGGGCGGTTGAGCTTCTTCATCGCGGCGATCGCCGCTTCGGGGTCGTTCTTAGCCGGGCCGCCCACCAGCGAGAAACCGGTCAGCGACACGACCGCGTCCACCAGGGGCTGGTTGTTGATGGGGTTGTAGAAGTACTTCTCGACCGGCTTGGAGCAGTCGAGCCCACCGGCAAAAATCGGGATGATCCGCGCCCCGCGCGATTCGAGTTCTTCGACCATCGCCACATAGTGGCCGTCGTCGCCGGTCACCAGGTGGGTGCGCTGCAAAATCAGGCCGACGGTGGGTGCCAGCGGATCGCGCAACTCCTCGCTCACCTCGCGGCGGTTGTTGTACCAGGTCAAATATTCGCGGATGTCCTCGAACATCTTGGGAGCAAGTGGGTGCCAGATGCCCAAATCGGGATACTCGATGGGCGGCTTGAATTCGAGCTTGCGCAGGTTCGGGAAGTAATGATGCGAGAGCATCAGCAGCAAGTTGGCCATGTTGTCGGCGGAGCCCCCCAGCCAGTACTGGTAGCTGAGCATGAAGTTGCGGGCGTCCTGGGCCTTCTCCATGGGCAGGTACTTGAGGATCTTGGGCAACGTCTGGACCATCTTGAGCATGCCTTCTTGGAAGCTGCCGCCTTTGTTGTTCTCCTTGCGCTTGCGCATAAAGGAGGCGATGGCGCTCTTAGACTGGCCCATATTGGCCATCGAAAATGAACCCACCTTCGAAAGGCGCATCACCTGGGGCATGCACGGGAAGATCACCGAGGCTTTGAGCCTGTCGATGTGTGGGCGCACCCCCGCCACAATCTTGTTCGCTAGATCCTCGATGAAGATCATCGAGGCAAAGAAAACGTCCGCCTGAGCGACATCGGCGCAAAATTCGGCGTAGCGCTCCGCTTCGCGCAGATCCTCGATGAGGTAACCTTTGACCTCGACCGCGAGCACCGGGTTGGTCTGGTTGATGAGCTCGGCTCCCGCCGCCACCGCGCTCTGGTATTGGGGTTCAAGCACCACGTAGACAAGCTTCAGAAG harbors:
- a CDS encoding magnesium chelatase subunit H: MLAHLPTPSLARIVPQSLNGRTLLKLVYVVLEPQYQSAVAAGAELINQTNPVLAVEVKGYLIEDLREAERYAEFCADVAQADVFFASMIFIEDLANKIVAGVRPHIDRLKASVIFPCMPQVMRLSKVGSFSMANMGQSKSAIASFMRKRKENNKGGSFQEGMLKMVQTLPKILKYLPMEKAQDARNFMLSYQYWLGGSADNMANLLLMLSHHYFPNLRKLEFKPPIEYPDLGIWHPLAPKMFEDIREYLTWYNNRREVSEELRDPLAPTVGLILQRTHLVTGDDGHYVAMVEELESRGARIIPIFAGGLDCSKPVEKYFYNPINNQPLVDAVVSLTGFSLVGGPAKNDPEAAIAAMKKLNRPYMVSLPLVFQTTEQWESSDLGLHPVQVALQVALPELDGAIEPIILSGRDGATGKAMPMADRIELVAARALKWANLRKKPRLAKKVAITVFSFPPDKGNVGTAAYLDVFASIYNVMRLLGDNGYDVEGLPADPQALLMEVLHDVNAQIRSSEINVAAKLTVQEYEALTPFSDRLEANWGPAPGPFNNDGTNLVVYGKHYGNLFIGVQPSFGYEGDPMRLMFSKSCSPHHGFAAYYTYIEKVWGADAVLHFGTHGALEFMPGKQMGMSGNCYPDRLIGTLPNLYYYSVNNPSEATIAKRRSYASIISYLTPPAENAGLYKGLKELQELVASYKQLRESERGETICETIAEKVRQVNLDKDVAISALDSLDARDAFVGLIYRFLMEIEDRLVPCDLHVVGTPPTATEAIDTLVGVASFDRPEKEMEGLDRMLATARGWDIEALQRDAETGGIESLDRLRAIKAAAKAAVRSLVDAQTDAGGRVSRVSLLNFFNMGTTEPWVEALKGHGFMLDAKALKPLFAFLEEVLERIVADNELGALVKALEGEFTLPGPGGDTVRNPIVLPTGRNIHALDPQSIPTAAAVKSAQIVVDRMLARHRAENNGAWPETIATVLWGTDNIKTYGEALAQILSMIGVLPAPDSIGRMNCFKVIPLEELGRPRIDVVVTCSGIFRDLFPNQMELIDMAVKTVAELDEPLHLNFVRKHALDQAAALGISPRKAATRVFSNASGSYAANVNFAVETGAWETEEQLHEMYLSRKSYAFGSEVNNEQQREIYEAALKTVDTAFQNLDSNETSITDVDHYFDYLGAVTGVVEKMRGKRPSVYMADTTAAQARIRSIEEMVRLDSRTKMLNPKWYEGMLKHGFEGVREIQFRLTHTFGWSATAHAVDDWVYDETADIYMNDEQMAERLKKLNPHAYRKMVGVLLEANGRGYWQTTPEQLDRLQELYQDLEDDIEGVNLPPLQRPPLL